The Sphingobium aromaticiconvertens genome has a segment encoding these proteins:
- a CDS encoding VOC family protein: MNEKSTAGRRANVLGIHSIDHFAVEVPELEDARRFYTLFGLDVRDKDGRLELYTRGNPHRWAIISQGGDTRRLCYLSFGVYPDEMAAFRSHLDDCGVQLIEAPAGAETSGIWFSGFDGLPINVRAADKATPSEKSHFSFVSSEPGKSGAIPNSKAPPVHPRRLSHFAIFTTDVNAAIDYYEKTLGLRLSDKSEPAVAFLHGVHGSDHHLLALVLSDRRGMHHNSWDVGSVMEVGLGGATMARAGYGPNWGVGQHVLGANYFYYVRDPWGSFSEYSADIDFIPHDVDWPSANHAPEDSMFLWGPDPFPEFIQNTEPAEA, from the coding sequence ATGAACGAAAAGAGCACCGCCGGACGCCGCGCCAATGTGCTGGGCATCCATTCCATCGACCATTTCGCGGTTGAAGTGCCCGAATTGGAAGATGCGCGCCGTTTCTATACCCTCTTTGGCCTCGATGTGCGGGACAAGGATGGTAGGCTGGAACTGTATACGCGGGGCAACCCGCATCGCTGGGCTATCATCAGCCAAGGCGGCGATACCAGGCGCCTGTGCTATCTGAGCTTCGGCGTCTACCCCGATGAGATGGCGGCCTTCCGCTCGCACCTTGATGATTGTGGCGTCCAGCTGATCGAGGCGCCCGCAGGCGCCGAAACCAGCGGCATCTGGTTCAGCGGCTTTGACGGTCTGCCGATCAATGTACGCGCAGCGGACAAGGCAACGCCCTCCGAAAAGAGCCACTTTTCCTTCGTAAGTTCCGAACCGGGCAAGTCCGGGGCCATACCCAACAGCAAGGCGCCACCGGTGCATCCGCGGCGACTGTCGCACTTTGCGATATTCACTACAGATGTGAACGCCGCGATCGACTATTATGAAAAAACACTCGGCTTGCGACTGTCCGACAAGAGCGAGCCGGCCGTAGCATTTCTGCACGGTGTGCATGGCAGCGACCACCATCTGCTCGCGCTCGTGCTGTCGGACCGGCGCGGTATGCATCATAACAGTTGGGACGTTGGTTCGGTCATGGAAGTCGGGCTTGGCGGCGCAACCATGGCACGCGCGGGCTATGGCCCCAATTGGGGCGTCGGCCAGCATGTGCTGGGCGCCAACTATTTCTATTATGTCCGCGATCCGTGGGGCAGTTTCAGTGAATATTCCGCCGACATCGACTTCATCCCGCATGATGTCGACTGGCCCTCGGCCAATCATGCGCCGGAAGACAGCATGTTCCTCTGGGGGCCAGACCCCTTCCCCGAATTTATCCAGAATACAGAACCTGCGGAGGCCTGA
- a CDS encoding alpha/beta hydrolase — MTAKRIILPGDGVDMVADAYGDPTAPPVCFFHGGGQSRRSWAGSARRVASAGYYGLSFDLRGHGDSGWAADGDYLLEAYGRDVEAIVASLARPTALVGASRGGQSALVGGSRRPDQVRLIMLADVAPQIVDTGVDNIRDFFRASDGGFASLEDAADALHHHLGQPRLPNVSGLAKSMRKQGDRLFWHWDPRSTLPEFLHPASEGDALLAAAQRVTAPVVLVKAELSDILSDESVATFQRLTPQLQVEIAHGVGHMFTGDHNDAFAERLLYHLGEHMPL, encoded by the coding sequence ATGACAGCAAAGCGGATCATTTTGCCGGGTGACGGCGTGGATATGGTCGCGGACGCCTATGGCGACCCGACCGCCCCACCCGTCTGCTTCTTTCATGGTGGCGGACAGAGCCGCAGATCATGGGCAGGATCGGCGCGACGCGTGGCGAGCGCAGGATATTACGGACTTAGCTTCGATCTTCGCGGGCATGGGGACAGCGGGTGGGCTGCCGATGGCGACTATCTGCTCGAAGCCTATGGACGCGACGTCGAAGCCATAGTCGCATCCCTTGCCCGCCCAACGGCTTTGGTGGGTGCATCACGCGGGGGACAGTCCGCATTGGTAGGCGGATCGCGGCGCCCCGATCAGGTCCGGCTCATCATGCTGGCCGATGTCGCGCCTCAGATCGTCGATACAGGCGTGGATAATATCCGCGACTTTTTTCGTGCGTCCGACGGAGGGTTTGCATCGCTTGAGGATGCGGCCGACGCTCTGCACCATCATCTTGGCCAACCGCGCCTGCCAAATGTATCCGGTCTCGCCAAATCAATGCGAAAGCAGGGCGACCGGCTTTTCTGGCATTGGGACCCCCGCTCCACTTTGCCAGAATTTTTGCATCCAGCCTCCGAAGGAGACGCCTTGTTGGCGGCGGCGCAGCGGGTCACGGCACCCGTCGTGCTGGTGAAGGCGGAACTGAGCGACATCCTCTCGGACGAGAGTGTTGCAACGTTCCAACGCCTTACACCGCAGTTGCAGGTCGAGATAGCGCACGGCGTAGGCCATATGTTCACGGGCGATCATAATGATGCCTTCGCCGAGCGATTGCTGTACCACCTTGGGGAGCATATGCCCCTATGA
- a CDS encoding ester cyclase, whose product MGLAPFTEADFVLSKEKRAEINAGLTERQAFMVTQWMDLHEVINRGDWDGMDAFFNTDTMTYDNPNRPDLGTYHVWKTSPQGLYTTFPPSHYRTLKAWGRGEDEICVLCHHHGKHTGGPYMGVQPTGNDLNVLWFSWLRFRGDKIDHIYSISDVLTMLKDLEVIQVPQPVDPYK is encoded by the coding sequence ATGGGCCTCGCCCCGTTCACCGAAGCCGATTTCGTCCTGTCAAAGGAGAAGCGGGCCGAAATCAACGCCGGGCTGACCGAGCGCCAGGCTTTCATGGTCACGCAATGGATGGATTTGCACGAAGTCATCAATCGGGGCGATTGGGATGGCATGGATGCCTTCTTCAACACCGACACGATGACCTATGACAATCCCAACCGGCCGGACCTGGGCACCTATCATGTCTGGAAGACCTCGCCGCAAGGTCTCTACACCACTTTTCCGCCCAGCCACTATCGCACGCTCAAGGCTTGGGGCCGGGGCGAGGACGAAATCTGCGTCCTGTGCCACCACCATGGCAAGCATACCGGTGGTCCCTACATGGGCGTGCAGCCCACCGGCAACGACCTCAATGTGCTCTGGTTCTCCTGGTTGCGTTTCCGCGGCGACAAGATCGACCATATCTATTCGATCTCGGACGTGCTGACGATGCTGAAGGACCTGGAAGTCATCCAGGTGCCGCAGCCGGTCGATCCATATAAATAA
- a CDS encoding nuclear transport factor 2 family protein, translating to MPLTVQEMSDRFEIQDLIVGYCYAVDTRDWDALDHNFTPDAIIDYSEMVGVSGSLAEIKQFLAESLTPILAFQHAVSTTQYRIEGDRAQTKTACYNPMTVSNGETTDTLVFGLWYIHDFVRTDEGWKISRLYEQKCYRMNVPDWLAAQLPPA from the coding sequence ATGCCGCTTACTGTACAGGAAATGTCGGACCGGTTCGAGATTCAGGACCTTATCGTGGGCTATTGCTATGCCGTCGACACACGCGACTGGGATGCGCTGGACCACAATTTCACTCCGGACGCGATCATCGACTATTCAGAAATGGTCGGCGTGTCGGGGAGCCTTGCAGAGATCAAGCAATTCCTCGCGGAAAGCCTGACTCCGATTCTCGCGTTTCAGCACGCGGTTTCCACTACGCAATATCGGATCGAAGGCGACCGGGCGCAGACCAAAACAGCCTGCTACAACCCGATGACGGTCAGCAATGGCGAGACGACCGATACGCTGGTCTTTGGTCTTTGGTATATTCATGATTTCGTTCGAACAGATGAAGGCTGGAAGATCAGCCGTCTTTACGAACAGAAATGCTATCGGATGAATGTGCCCGATTGGCTGGCGGCACAACTCCCCCCCGCCTGA
- a CDS encoding SDR family oxidoreductase — translation MNPNDLFSVRGRVAVVTGGSSGIGRHIATGFAAAGAKVYICARTEAKVMAAAKDISDTTGGTCIGLAADLSALSGIGALVEKIAAIESALHILVNNAGTMADAPIDDYREEDWDQVIDLNLKAPFFILQKFLPLLRAGGTAERPASLINIGSVGALKIGPKENYAYQASKSAIHWMAKGLAKRLGRDHITANVIAPGFFESEMTVIASEEMRKMVESMVPRGRVGTPEDLAGTAIYLASRAGAYVTGSVIPVEGGLSI, via the coding sequence ATGAACCCTAATGACCTGTTTTCCGTTCGAGGCCGGGTCGCCGTCGTCACTGGCGGCTCGAGCGGCATCGGCCGCCATATCGCTACGGGCTTCGCGGCGGCGGGGGCGAAGGTCTATATCTGCGCCCGCACCGAGGCCAAGGTCATGGCCGCTGCAAAGGACATCAGCGACACGACCGGCGGCACCTGCATCGGCCTTGCCGCCGACCTCTCCGCTCTGTCCGGCATTGGCGCGCTGGTGGAGAAGATAGCTGCAATCGAAAGCGCGCTGCATATCCTGGTCAACAACGCCGGAACGATGGCCGATGCACCAATCGACGACTATAGGGAGGAGGATTGGGATCAGGTCATCGACCTCAATCTCAAGGCACCCTTTTTCATCCTCCAGAAGTTCCTGCCGCTATTGCGCGCTGGGGGAACGGCGGAGCGTCCGGCATCGCTCATCAATATCGGTTCCGTCGGCGCGCTGAAGATCGGACCCAAGGAAAATTACGCCTATCAGGCGTCCAAAAGCGCAATCCACTGGATGGCAAAGGGTCTGGCCAAGCGCCTTGGTCGCGACCACATCACCGCAAATGTGATTGCGCCGGGCTTCTTCGAGTCCGAAATGACTGTCATCGCGTCGGAAGAAATGCGCAAGATGGTCGAGAGCATGGTCCCGCGTGGCCGGGTCGGCACGCCAGAGGATCTTGCCGGGACCGCCATCTATCTCGCCTCGCGCGCCGGCGCTTATGTCACAGGATCGGTCATCCCGGTCGAAGGTGGATTGTCGATCTGA
- a CDS encoding alpha/beta hydrolase produces the protein MPKFTLSLPIKTVTDFGEPIQITATLALPDVFAEDGFELLVCLHGGTYSRWYWDAQIDGCPDYSFVDHFVARGKAVLTLDALGMGESSRPSCEAFLTSSVAAQVHHDALAAVLDRLKSGDLGPAPVGRMRRITGIGHSMGGMLTIVQQAIFASFDQVAILGFTNIGLAMADDVRANLSAHVADPGYSLPDRITMRHYFHAPDVPEAVIAVDDAQASPTPNSYGRLAIVPGGVAKEAGTITAPVYLHFADIDVSPAPHAEPACYPGSRHVTLTTLPDGAHCHNFASTRVASWQMLDRWIDRIG, from the coding sequence ATGCCCAAATTCACCTTGTCGCTACCGATAAAGACAGTCACCGACTTCGGCGAACCTATCCAGATCACCGCGACACTCGCCCTGCCCGATGTTTTTGCCGAAGACGGCTTCGAGTTGCTCGTCTGCCTGCATGGCGGCACCTACAGCCGCTGGTATTGGGACGCGCAGATTGACGGCTGCCCGGACTATAGTTTCGTCGATCATTTCGTCGCACGCGGCAAGGCGGTCCTCACCCTCGATGCCTTGGGCATGGGCGAAAGCAGCCGTCCCTCTTGTGAAGCTTTCCTGACCAGTAGCGTCGCCGCTCAGGTACATCATGACGCGCTGGCGGCTGTTCTCGATCGTCTGAAATCCGGCGATCTCGGTCCCGCGCCCGTCGGAAGGATGCGACGGATCACAGGCATAGGTCATTCAATGGGCGGGATGCTGACAATCGTGCAACAGGCCATCTTCGCCAGTTTCGATCAAGTCGCGATCCTGGGATTCACCAATATCGGCCTCGCCATGGCGGATGACGTCCGGGCCAACCTCAGCGCACACGTCGCAGACCCCGGCTATTCCTTGCCCGATCGCATCACGATGCGGCACTATTTCCATGCCCCAGACGTACCCGAAGCGGTTATCGCTGTCGACGACGCACAGGCCTCGCCCACACCTAACAGCTATGGACGGCTGGCGATCGTGCCTGGCGGCGTGGCGAAGGAAGCGGGCACCATAACCGCGCCCGTCTATCTCCATTTCGCCGACATTGACGTTAGCCCCGCACCCCATGCCGAACCGGCGTGCTACCCAGGGTCACGCCATGTGACGCTGACCACCCTTCCCGATGGAGCCCATTGCCACAATTTCGCGTCCACCCGTGTAGCAAGTTGGCAGATGCTCGATCGGTGGATCGACAGGATCGGGTAA
- a CDS encoding SDR family NAD(P)-dependent oxidoreductase, with the protein MNRGAAFVVGGTGGLGSAVCHRLVSDWDGIAIGYRSSSDKAQAVIETLGDAADKALAIPCDLMNWHSIDAGIRAAIDRFGAIGTMIFASGVEIPQPFVSQIVEDQWREVIEVELIGFTRIVSATLPHFRAQGFGNFVSVVSVANYCFPPGDALSSVPKAGIEALGRAIAKEEGRYGIRANMVAPGIIDAGLGADFLKTLYTPKIWETQRKRIALQRFGGGDDIAEAVAFLASDRAQYITGQTLIVDGGFSL; encoded by the coding sequence ATGAACAGGGGCGCAGCCTTTGTGGTCGGCGGCACCGGAGGCCTTGGCAGCGCAGTCTGCCACCGACTGGTTTCCGACTGGGACGGCATCGCCATCGGTTACCGCTCCAGCAGCGACAAGGCGCAGGCGGTCATCGAGACACTCGGTGATGCAGCCGACAAAGCGCTCGCCATTCCGTGCGACCTGATGAATTGGCACAGCATCGACGCCGGGATTCGCGCCGCCATCGATCGTTTTGGCGCGATCGGCACGATGATCTTCGCAAGCGGCGTCGAAATCCCACAGCCCTTCGTCAGCCAAATCGTGGAAGATCAATGGCGCGAGGTGATCGAGGTCGAACTGATCGGCTTCACCCGTATCGTCTCGGCCACTCTGCCCCATTTCCGTGCCCAGGGTTTCGGCAATTTCGTGTCGGTCGTGTCGGTCGCCAACTATTGCTTCCCGCCCGGTGACGCGCTTTCGTCCGTGCCCAAGGCGGGGATAGAGGCGCTGGGCCGGGCGATCGCCAAGGAGGAAGGACGCTACGGTATCCGCGCCAACATGGTCGCCCCCGGCATCATTGATGCCGGGCTGGGCGCCGATTTCCTCAAGACGCTCTACACCCCGAAAATCTGGGAAACCCAACGCAAGCGCATCGCGCTGCAACGCTTTGGCGGTGGCGACGATATTGCCGAGGCTGTCGCTTTCCTCGCGTCGGACCGGGCACAATATATAACCGGACAGACATTGATCGTCGATGGCGGTTTTAGCCTGTAA
- a CDS encoding alpha/beta hydrolase codes for MTTFVLLHGGGMGGWTWKYVRELLEAKGHKVYTPTFTGFGERVHLIGRDVGNATHVQDIVNVFHYEDLHDVVLVAHSYAGTVAPGVIAQVGDRIASIIYLDAIVPHSGERIASLMGYVPEEQLAALDAMLEAGAGPIGSGVDEMQRAAAKEHPHLMAPEREKWLLDNLSDQPMKATACVIPVGAETIKRPVDYIAAAVTVMTAMHDRARALGWTIHSHPGDHALLVGDPEGTTDLILKIAAQQVAV; via the coding sequence ATGACCACTTTCGTTCTACTCCACGGCGGCGGCATGGGCGGCTGGACGTGGAAATATGTCCGTGAACTGCTCGAGGCCAAGGGGCATAAGGTTTATACACCAACCTTCACCGGCTTTGGCGAACGCGTGCATCTGATCGGCCGCGATGTGGGCAACGCGACCCATGTGCAGGACATCGTCAACGTCTTCCACTATGAAGATCTGCACGATGTCGTGCTGGTGGCGCACAGCTATGCCGGTACTGTCGCGCCAGGCGTCATCGCCCAGGTCGGCGATCGCATCGCCTCCATCATCTATCTCGACGCCATCGTGCCCCATTCAGGCGAGCGGATCGCTTCGCTGATGGGCTATGTCCCAGAAGAGCAATTGGCCGCCCTGGACGCCATGCTGGAGGCAGGTGCAGGCCCGATCGGCTCGGGCGTTGACGAAATGCAGCGCGCCGCAGCCAAGGAGCATCCGCATCTCATGGCTCCCGAGCGGGAGAAATGGCTGCTCGACAATCTATCCGATCAGCCGATGAAGGCGACGGCCTGCGTCATCCCGGTAGGCGCGGAAACCATCAAACGGCCAGTCGACTATATCGCCGCGGCCGTCACGGTGATGACCGCCATGCACGATCGCGCCCGCGCGCTCGGTTGGACGATCCACAGTCATCCGGGCGACCATGCCCTGCTGGTCGGCGACCCCGAAGGCACGACTGATCTGATCCTGAAAATCGCCGCACAACAGGTGGCGGTATGA
- a CDS encoding NADPH-dependent FMN reductase yields the protein MTQLHFVAIGGTMRAHSSTERALRKALSIAEARGARTTLLSGEAINFPPYAPENADRSAIARSYIETLRSADAIILGSPGYHGAISGFVKNALDYVEDMSRDDRCYFDGLPVGCIATAAGWQAAVATLQQLRAITHALRGWPTPLGIAINTVGGDGDPIEQAPIPDHLAMMVDQLFHFCGRPTL from the coding sequence ATGACCCAGCTTCATTTCGTCGCCATTGGCGGCACCATGCGTGCCCATTCCTCGACGGAGCGCGCCCTGCGGAAGGCACTCTCTATCGCGGAGGCACGCGGCGCGCGCACCACATTACTATCCGGCGAAGCGATTAATTTTCCGCCTTATGCGCCGGAAAATGCCGATCGGTCTGCAATCGCCCGTAGCTATATCGAAACGCTGCGTTCTGCCGACGCCATCATCCTCGGATCGCCCGGCTATCACGGCGCGATCTCGGGCTTCGTCAAGAATGCGCTCGACTATGTCGAAGATATGAGCCGCGACGACCGCTGCTATTTCGACGGCCTGCCGGTAGGCTGTATTGCAACAGCGGCGGGCTGGCAGGCGGCCGTCGCAACGCTCCAGCAGTTGCGCGCCATTACCCACGCCTTGCGCGGCTGGCCAACCCCGCTCGGCATCGCGATCAACACGGTCGGCGGCGATGGTGACCCCATCGAGCAGGCGCCGATTCCCGACCATCTCGCGATGATGGTGGACCAGTTGTTCCACTTCTGCGGGCGCCCCACCCTATAG
- a CDS encoding acyl-CoA dehydrogenase family protein, which yields MDFSLTEEQQAFRDIVRRWVEAEAPKDWMRALEADEENYPYALWDKIAEQGFFGIGIPEEYGGLGGDVMMQMIFAREFSRTAGGLLWVWGLTSFGGAKTISAVGTEEQKNLWLRPMAQGKLRVSLSMTEPDGGTDVLGAMKTHAEKVEGGWKLNGAKMWTTGAKAADRLLVLARTDKNVKKKHHGLTMFFVDAKSPGITASLLPKLGMRAMGSCEVHYEDVFVPDADVLGEPGQAWYAMLPTLNNERIMVGAQCLGAIDGVLEDALDYMKQRKAFGGIIGRFQILQHYVADIATWQKTTELLLNNVAWMQANGMPCGVEANMLKMVATENAVKAADLGIQILGGMGYSAETDMQRYWRDLRILRMTPISNEMVRNTIAESLGLPRSF from the coding sequence ATGGATTTTTCGCTCACCGAGGAGCAGCAGGCGTTCCGCGATATCGTTCGCCGCTGGGTTGAAGCCGAAGCACCCAAGGACTGGATGCGCGCGCTGGAGGCCGACGAGGAAAATTACCCCTACGCGCTGTGGGACAAGATTGCCGAGCAGGGCTTCTTTGGCATCGGCATACCAGAGGAATATGGCGGGTTGGGCGGCGACGTCATGATGCAAATGATCTTCGCCCGCGAATTTTCGCGCACGGCGGGTGGGCTGCTCTGGGTCTGGGGCCTCACCTCCTTCGGCGGGGCCAAGACGATCAGCGCGGTCGGCACCGAGGAACAGAAAAATCTTTGGCTCCGCCCGATGGCGCAAGGCAAGCTGCGCGTCTCACTCTCCATGACCGAGCCGGACGGCGGCACCGACGTTCTGGGCGCGATGAAGACCCACGCCGAAAAGGTCGAAGGCGGCTGGAAATTGAACGGCGCGAAGATGTGGACGACGGGAGCGAAGGCCGCCGACCGTCTACTCGTCCTCGCCCGTACCGACAAGAATGTCAAAAAGAAGCATCATGGCCTGACCATGTTTTTCGTCGATGCGAAATCGCCCGGCATCACCGCTTCGCTCCTGCCCAAACTGGGTATGCGCGCGATGGGGTCATGCGAAGTCCATTATGAGGATGTATTTGTTCCCGACGCGGATGTGCTCGGCGAGCCCGGCCAAGCCTGGTATGCCATGCTGCCCACCTTGAACAATGAGCGGATCATGGTCGGCGCACAATGTCTGGGCGCGATCGACGGCGTCCTCGAAGACGCGCTCGACTATATGAAGCAGCGCAAGGCCTTTGGCGGGATCATCGGGCGTTTCCAGATACTCCAACATTATGTCGCCGACATAGCCACCTGGCAGAAAACGACCGAGTTGCTGCTCAACAATGTCGCGTGGATGCAGGCCAATGGCATGCCCTGCGGCGTTGAGGCGAACATGCTCAAGATGGTCGCTACCGAGAATGCGGTGAAGGCTGCCGACCTGGGAATCCAGATCCTCGGCGGCATGGGCTATTCGGCGGAAACCGACATGCAACGTTACTGGCGCGACCTTCGGATTTTGCGGATGACACCGATCAGCAACGAGATGGTTCGCAACACGATCGCCGAAAGTCTCGGCTTGCCGCGCTCTTTCTGA
- a CDS encoding fumarylacetoacetate hydrolase family protein gives MRLAKVSKNGQTGLAVDTGAGFKALFGNAALHDLDALIAQGGDALTKAGEAVVAGGEDVSLDDLTFLPPLVKAPKILCLGLNYKDHAAEGGFEVPEFPTVFGRFNSSLIGHGAPIIKPPCSDQLDYEAEMVAVVGKPGKDIAKEDALTHIVAYSVFNDGSIRDYQLKTPQWTVGKNFDDTGAFGPWLVTADELPAGGAGLKIETRLNGQTVQSANTSDMVFDVVDTVALLSTCFTLEAGDVLVMGTPSGIGLARNPPLFMKDGDVCEVEIEKIGLLVNPIKAA, from the coding sequence ATGCGTTTAGCTAAGGTTTCAAAAAACGGGCAGACCGGCTTGGCAGTCGATACAGGTGCAGGCTTCAAGGCGCTGTTCGGCAATGCCGCGCTCCATGATCTCGACGCGCTGATCGCGCAGGGCGGCGATGCGCTGACAAAGGCGGGCGAGGCCGTCGTGGCTGGTGGCGAGGACGTCAGCCTTGACGACCTGACCTTCCTCCCGCCCCTGGTGAAGGCACCCAAGATTCTCTGCCTTGGGCTGAACTACAAGGATCATGCCGCCGAGGGCGGCTTCGAGGTGCCGGAATTTCCAACGGTGTTCGGGCGGTTTAATTCCAGCCTGATCGGCCATGGCGCTCCGATCATCAAACCGCCCTGCTCCGATCAGCTAGACTATGAAGCGGAAATGGTGGCGGTAGTCGGCAAGCCCGGCAAGGATATCGCCAAGGAGGATGCCCTCACCCACATCGTGGCCTACTCGGTGTTCAACGACGGCTCCATCCGCGACTATCAGCTCAAGACACCGCAATGGACCGTCGGCAAGAATTTCGACGACACCGGCGCCTTTGGCCCCTGGTTAGTAACCGCCGACGAATTACCCGCTGGCGGAGCAGGCCTCAAGATCGAGACACGCCTCAACGGCCAGACGGTGCAGAGCGCCAACACGTCCGACATGGTGTTCGACGTGGTCGACACCGTCGCCTTGCTATCGACCTGCTTCACGCTCGAAGCAGGCGACGTGCTGGTGATGGGAACGCCGTCGGGCATTGGCCTAGCGCGCAATCCTCCCCTGTTCATGAAGGACGGGGACGTGTGCGAAGTGGAGATCGAAAAGATCGGCCTGCTGGTCAATCCGATCAAGGCGGCCTGA
- a CDS encoding MaoC family dehydratase: MTYQVGDALPPFTIESVSPEAMKQWAVFLADPNPIHLDVEVVKAKGLGDRVINQGPINVAYMMNMLINAFPGGRIKTMDSRFLDNVYGGDHATVSGNVAAIEGNSITCEFTLDVDGRGTVNSGTAIIEI; this comes from the coding sequence ATGACCTATCAAGTTGGCGATGCGCTGCCGCCCTTCACGATCGAAAGCGTCAGTCCGGAAGCCATGAAGCAATGGGCCGTTTTCCTGGCCGATCCCAACCCTATCCATCTCGACGTCGAAGTGGTGAAGGCCAAAGGGCTGGGGGATCGCGTGATCAATCAGGGGCCGATCAACGTCGCCTATATGATGAACATGCTGATCAACGCCTTCCCCGGTGGACGGATCAAGACGATGGATTCGCGCTTTCTGGACAATGTCTATGGCGGCGATCACGCAACCGTGAGCGGCAATGTCGCAGCGATTGAAGGTAATAGCATCACCTGCGAATTCACGCTGGATGTCGACGGGCGGGGCACCGTTAATTCCGGAACCGCAATAATAGAAATCTAA
- a CDS encoding VOC family protein codes for MPSGPFAHVCMVVRDLDKAIEDWTKILRVLDPASLEERIVKYDEFSSGADAGMRWATFVNKGGTEIQFIQPAPGTPMGDRLDKVGEHVHHLCFATDDVPGSMEKLKAEGLHLPGEGKTYNDPDMTWQKWSWVGAKSTHGCLIEVASPYESRNDGKWHHAPGKFAYQGPGEHPSFGELVPPAAAE; via the coding sequence ATGCCTAGCGGACCTTTTGCTCATGTTTGCATGGTCGTGCGCGACCTTGACAAGGCGATCGAGGACTGGACCAAAATCCTGCGCGTATTGGACCCTGCGTCTCTGGAAGAGCGGATCGTCAAATATGACGAATTTTCCAGCGGCGCCGATGCCGGAATGCGGTGGGCAACATTCGTCAACAAGGGCGGCACTGAAATCCAGTTCATTCAGCCTGCCCCCGGCACACCCATGGGCGATCGTCTCGACAAGGTGGGCGAGCATGTCCATCATCTCTGCTTCGCGACGGACGACGTGCCTGGATCAATGGAGAAGCTCAAGGCCGAAGGGCTGCACCTGCCTGGCGAAGGCAAGACCTATAATGATCCTGACATGACCTGGCAGAAATGGAGCTGGGTTGGCGCGAAGAGCACCCATGGCTGCCTGATCGAAGTGGCATCACCCTATGAAAGCCGCAATGATGGAAAATGGCACCATGCTCCCGGCAAATTTGCCTATCAGGGTCCGGGCGAGCACCCCTCTTTTGGCGAACTCGTACCACCGGCTGCCGCTGAATAG